The sequence GCTGCGCTTTTTGATGCGTTTAAGGTTTCTAAAACTCACATTTCGGAATCCTTCTGGTCAGCGAGGTCCGATGCTATTTATCTCAGAGATAATGTCGGAAATCAGAGGAGAGTTGAttggaaaaattaattaagagaTGTGGATAATTGCGTTTTGCTGTGAATCAAATATGAATTCAGTTTGATTGTGATTTTTGTGACCGAAATGATGAGTCTATTTTTATGTTTGATACTACTATTTTCTTGAAGCATTGATTACTATTACTATTTAAACTAGGAGTATTAACTAGCAGCTAGCCGTTGTCGATGAACTCGAAATATAGacttgattttaattttatttgagtgacaaaacttattttttttattggataaataaataatttaaaaattaaataacagTAGATTTAAATATGAGTTTTTTTAGGCTCAGATATTAACCACCGTATCATTATTACATGCTAACACACATACAAAAAAGTCAGCACACATGACAATTTATAATGTGTGATATTGCCATTGTCATCTTGCATCTAATGACTATTAgggtaaatattattttttggcaTATCGATCGAGCggttttttatgaaaatatctCACTTTGaagttaattataaaataatatacatcgtttcatttttttttctgacatgcaaaaataattttgtgactGATAATTGACGTGTTTTGGTGATCAGTCATATTGTCAATACAcgtgaaataataaataaataaatccacataaaagaaaaatgcaCGCAGATTCAAAATAAACAACACGTTTCTTATAACACATGGAGAAACAAAAAATTGCAAGATTAATTAAGGGTTTAGggggcggggggggggggggggggggggggggcaaaGAAGACCAACATAAATcaacataaaacataaaaaattgcCGTTTCTAAGCCATTAacaaatagatatataattgtGTAAATAAAACTCCAAACCATGGCCTCAAACTAAATTGCCCAGGCTGGATACTCACAAATTGCTGGTTTTAAGctttattttgtgttatattgcATGAGCAAACCATGGTGTTTCAAATTAGATCCTTACATCAAACAAAATTTTCTACCACCAAAATTTACagtttgttggaattaaaatacaataattttatcaattttggttttatttatttatttaattatttgtctTTCTGAGTTAGGTGATCGGGAGAATTGAGATTCGTAGGCACTAGAGTTATgcaacaaaatttatatatagttttgtgtgaattttgattttatttatttatctttttgagTTTGGTAACGGGGGAAATGAGATTCATAGACACTCTTGTTATTCATCTTCATAATGGGCCGGGGGAGCTGTATTTTAATTCAGGTGTGTAATATTTGGTGGTAGAAAAAATAGTTGAAAGATGGAAACATTGACCACATTAATATTCTTAAATGATCCTAATTAACCACTAATTAACCAGGGCGTGAAAGAATTCCAGCTTCTAATTAAAAGTCAACTGGGGGAACTACaaacaaaatgaaataaaacatttatgTATATATGTCCTAAATTAAAGGCAAAGATTTATACTCCGATCCAGTGAAGCAAACTCCTGTTTGGACATTAAGAAAAGAAtataaaagtacaaaattagtTAGCTCTACCAACCTTGAACAAAAACTTATACTACATTTTATGTACAAGCAGATCAAGCTagaatttgtactttttttCATCTGACCTGCGTAGTTGGGAACATGTCAAGGAAGACACACCAAATTGTTACATAATTTAAAGCaatatatcatttaaaaaagaTAACGATGATATTTTACAGCTGCAGAACATTGAATACCAGAAAAGAAAATTTACAGAAGAGGATTGAATATCAATACTGTATTTTATATACCATATTCTACATGTGCATTTCCCCCTAAAACGAAATTAAAGAAGATATGTAGAATTCAAATACTCTCCAACTTAATCctcatatattataattatgagATGGAATAAAAGTGTAAAACAAAGTAAAATGAAACTATTTACAGAATTCAAAGAATGTCATGAGCTACtagtttacaaaaaaaaaaaaaaaagaattgcaGGAAATATTTTCCTTACAAAAATTGTTATATACAGTGGTGAGTCAAAATGCACAATTGTGGAAGGTGGTCAATACTTTAAAACCTTCCAAAAGTATAATGtgaaaataaatcaagggtgGAGTAGTAATGGTGGAGGAATCCGGTTAGggcttctttctctctcatcttccgGCGCCGGAAGATTGAGATCCAACGACAGCCACTTTCCGGCCTCCACCTCATCAACGCCTCGAGGCGatggggcggcgccgccgcggTGCTTCCTCATGTGGCCGCCGAGGGCCTGGCCGGAAGCGAACTCGGCCCCGCAATAGGAGCACTCGTGGACCCTCGGCGACTTCactgcggtggtggtggtggtcgacACGCTGCTCAGCTGAAGGGAGAGAGAGGTCGGAGAGAATTTGTTCCTCGACGACGACGACGGCGACGTCAAATCCTCCTCGTCGGAGAATATGGCGTACCGCTTCTCGTTTCTAGGCTTCTTGTGGCTGGCGCGGTGGCCGCCCAGGGCCTGAAAGGATGAGAAGGACCTGTTGCACGTCTTGCATGTGTATATGCAcgctccgccgccgccgtagGAGGTGGTCGCGGCGTCGCTGCGGCGGTTGTTGTTGAAGTGGCCCCGGGAGAGGAGGATGAGGCACCTGGCGGTGTCGGCTTCCTCCGTCGTGGTACTCTCCTCcgatgaggcggcggcgcgtGGGGGTGGTGTGATGGTGAAGGAAACCGGGGAATTAGGTCTTTCTCTCTTGGTTCGTTTGCCTTTCGTAATGAGGTCCGTATTCAAACACGGCGTCGCCGCTGCCTCTTCCGTCGCggtctccatatatatatatataacccggCCCACCACCGCCGTGTAGAGACTATGTATGTTGGATGCTGGTTTGGCGTTTGTTGATTTCTTTTCTCTCACATTCTAggggtggagagagagagggtgacgaAGCGGAGGAGAAAGAAAGTAGGAGGGAGGTGGGGAGTGGAGGTTGGAGGAAGTTTACACTATAACGTAATTAGTGAATGTGAGAGGTCTTCAAACTCAATTGCCTTTTATATTTATATCAGTAATTCTTGCACTAAATATAGAAATTGAGATAGATATTGGGACTGACTATATTCGAGTAATAAGCTGAGTCAACCGAAATTGCACAAACAAAAACTATAAGTCAACAAAAACCATCAGATATAATTTTCAGTTAAATGTGTGAGTGATATAAATCCCACTATATATTTGCTGTTAGCGTAGAAAATCATTTTTCaacgacatatatatatatttccgaCAGTTGGTTGTTAATTTGTGAAGTCCATTCTTTCCACTGAGGGAATTTATTTGAACGTCTTTCATTTCATAGTGACATTAATATTCCATACTATATCttaattaactttttatttcaattcatcATGTGCAGAATGGCCTTGTATTGCAATGTCAGACGAATAATCGGTGGTAGTATACTAAccatttaatttctttaatttttatatgtattatatatacAATGATGCATCTTTTACataattatgttattattaatGGTGATTACTTCAGCATTTTCGAATGTACTATACATAATAGATCGCTATGTTAAAATTCAGATCAGCATATAATATCTAAAATTAGATTCAATATACAACAAGAAAATGACTCCATATGTATGATAGAGTTGAAATTGAGTACAAATAGAATGAAGGATTTAGACTACCATTTCTTGTAACACCACTTTCTATGTTTCTCCCGATAttcaatttattaatattgttgtACCATAGAAGCCATACATTTCTAAACAACCATAAAAAatgttcatttttatttcacCCGTACTCGGGTTTTggtaattattattaaaatattgactGAACCAGTTTGATCCAATATTGATGAGGTCGAATCCATGTTCCAAAAAACCTCCTATTTCACATACAGATGAAAAAAGAAAGTTAGAAATGTCTACAACACATGAATCATCAATGCAAATTTAGAGGCATCTTTGAGGTACATACAAAACCAAGCATTGGATTTGATAACACTGTGAGCCTCTTGACATGTAGTGTCTGGTCTCTCAGGTCGCTCGACGTTCGACGAAAACGGCAGTCGTCCGAAGGGGTATTCTGAAAGATCCGGAGGGCGAGTCATATGTCGACTCATTGACAACATGATCACTTGAATCCACCTGGACAAGATCACAGCATTACACAAGCGCAGATGACTGTACATGTGTGTGAAAAGTGGTGAAAGAAGAGGGCAGATAGGAACCTGTACTGGGTGTAGTTGTAGAGCTTTTCCCCTTAGAGATGGGCTGGTAAACGTGACATCCGTAGGGCACGCGTTGATTAGAACAACGATGTATGAGTAGCTGCAACCATAGTTCATACATATGTTTCATACAGTTGGCATAagtttaaatattttgtttacAAAACTTTTGGCTTTACTAACATGGGATCTAATTGAGAAAGTCCAGGAACTCCCGCGTGGCCATCCTCGAGGCTCATGACAATCACACCGGGGATTGATGATGAACCCGTGTTATGAAATCGTACTCTTTTCTGAATGAAGTCAAACTTAAATGAGTGCACTGACCGGAGTCTTAGTTCTAGAATCTTGATGATAAGAAATGAGGAATCTATCTTCTAATTTCAAAGAAAGAAATGCACAAAAAGTTAACTTTCTAATAACCTGG comes from Salvia miltiorrhiza cultivar Shanhuang (shh) chromosome 3, IMPLAD_Smil_shh, whole genome shotgun sequence and encodes:
- the LOC131014785 gene encoding zinc finger protein ZAT5-like: METATEEAAATPCLNTDLITKGKRTKRERPNSPVSFTITPPPRAAASSEESTTTEEADTARCLILLSRGHFNNNRRSDAATTSYGGGGACIYTCKTCNRSFSSFQALGGHRASHKKPRNEKRYAIFSDEEDLTSPSSSSRNKFSPTSLSLQLSSVSTTTTTAVKSPRVHECSYCGAEFASGQALGGHMRKHRGGAAPSPRGVDEVEAGKWLSLDLNLPAPEDERERSPNRIPPPLLLHP